Proteins from one Triticum aestivum cultivar Chinese Spring chromosome 7A, IWGSC CS RefSeq v2.1, whole genome shotgun sequence genomic window:
- the LOC123147556 gene encoding polyadenylate-binding protein-interacting protein 11 isoform X3, translating into MAVVETSADHVAPAASDHGAAPYRASSEGGDAGEREMRDLEELLSKLNPMAEEFVPPSLAAHPMPPPPYAGYYPNGPPAAGFAPVASPGHRGVVGFPAADGRGRKKFGGYGGGYPHGGKRRVNSRTSQAQRDEVIRRTVYVSDIDHQVTEEQLAALFINVGQVVDCRMCGDPNSVLRFAFIEFTDEEGARAALNLSGTVLGYYPVRVLPSKTAIAPVNPTFLPRSDDEREMCARTIYCTNIDKKVSQADVKLFFESICGEVYRLRLLGDYQHNTRIAFVEFVMAESATAALNCSGVILGSLPIRVSPSKTPVRPRAPRPMMN; encoded by the exons ATGGCCGTAGTCGAGACCTCCGCCGACCacgtcgcccccgccgcctccgACCACGGCGCCGCGCCGTACCGCGCCTCGTCGGAGGGGGGCGACGCGGGGGAGCGCGAGATGCGGGATCTGGAGGAGCTCCTCTCCAAGCTCAACCCCATGGCGGAGGAGTTCGTCCCGCCTTCGCTCGCCGCGCACCCCATGCCGCCGCCTCCCTACGCCGGCTACTACCCCAACGGCCCACCCGCTGCCGGCTTCGCGCCGGTCGCCTCGCCGGGCCACCGCGGGGTCGtcggcttccccgccgccgacggcCGCGGCAGG AAGAAGTTCGGAGGGTACGGCGGCGGCTACCCCCACGGCGGCAAGCGGCGGGTCAACAGCCGCACCAGCCAGGCGCAGCGCGACGAGGTGATCCGCCGGACGGTCTACGTCTCCGACATCGATCATCAG GTCACCGAAGAGCAACTGGCAGCACTATTTATCAACGTAGGGCAG GTTGTGGACTGCCGCATGTGTGGGGATCCAAATTCAGTTCTTCGTTTTGCTTTCATAGAGTTTACTGATGAGG AGGGTGCAAGGGCTGCTCTAAATCTGTCAGGAACTGTGCTCGGATATTATCCTGTGAGGGTTCTGCCATCAAAAACTGCAATTGCACCAGTCAATCCAACGTTCCTGCCCAGG TCTGATGATGAGCGTGAGATGTGTGCAAGGACCATCTACTGCACAAACATTGACAAGAAG GTCTCTCAGGCAGATGTGAAACTGTTCTTCGAGTCAATATGTGGAGAG GTCTATCGGCTGAGGTTGCTTGGGGACTACCAGCATAATACTCGCATTGCCTTTGTGGAGTTTGTTATG GCTGAAAGTGCTACAGCTGCTCTCAACTGCAGTGGTGTTATACTGGGTTCCCTGCCAATAAG GGTGAGTCCATCTAAGACTCCCGTTCGTCCCCGTGCTCCTCGGCCAATGATGAACTAG
- the LOC123147556 gene encoding polyadenylate-binding protein-interacting protein 12 isoform X2 yields MAVVETSADHVAPAASDHGAAPYRASSEGGDAGEREMRDLEELLSKLNPMAEEFVPPSLAAHPMPPPPYAGYYPNGPPAAGFAPVASPGHRGVVGFPAADGRGRKKFGGYGGGYPHGGKRRVNSRTSQAQRDEVIRRTVYVSDIDHQVTEEQLAALFINVGQVHFLFFVYIYFLRALNNLIFFVKVVDCRMCGDPNSVLRFAFIEFTDEEGARAALNLSGTVLGYYPVRVLPSKTAIAPVNPTFLPRSDDEREMCARTIYCTNIDKKADVKLFFESICGEVYRLRLLGDYQHNTRIAFVEFVMAESATAALNCSGVILGSLPIRVSPSKTPVRPRAPRPMMN; encoded by the exons ATGGCCGTAGTCGAGACCTCCGCCGACCacgtcgcccccgccgcctccgACCACGGCGCCGCGCCGTACCGCGCCTCGTCGGAGGGGGGCGACGCGGGGGAGCGCGAGATGCGGGATCTGGAGGAGCTCCTCTCCAAGCTCAACCCCATGGCGGAGGAGTTCGTCCCGCCTTCGCTCGCCGCGCACCCCATGCCGCCGCCTCCCTACGCCGGCTACTACCCCAACGGCCCACCCGCTGCCGGCTTCGCGCCGGTCGCCTCGCCGGGCCACCGCGGGGTCGtcggcttccccgccgccgacggcCGCGGCAGG AAGAAGTTCGGAGGGTACGGCGGCGGCTACCCCCACGGCGGCAAGCGGCGGGTCAACAGCCGCACCAGCCAGGCGCAGCGCGACGAGGTGATCCGCCGGACGGTCTACGTCTCCGACATCGATCATCAG GTCACCGAAGAGCAACTGGCAGCACTATTTATCAACGTAGGGCAGGTacactttttgttttttgtttacatTTACTTTTTGAGAGCACTGAATAATCTGATTTTTTTTGTGAAGGTTGTGGACTGCCGCATGTGTGGGGATCCAAATTCAGTTCTTCGTTTTGCTTTCATAGAGTTTACTGATGAGG AGGGTGCAAGGGCTGCTCTAAATCTGTCAGGAACTGTGCTCGGATATTATCCTGTGAGGGTTCTGCCATCAAAAACTGCAATTGCACCAGTCAATCCAACGTTCCTGCCCAGG TCTGATGATGAGCGTGAGATGTGTGCAAGGACCATCTACTGCACAAACATTGACAAGAAG GCAGATGTGAAACTGTTCTTCGAGTCAATATGTGGAGAG GTCTATCGGCTGAGGTTGCTTGGGGACTACCAGCATAATACTCGCATTGCCTTTGTGGAGTTTGTTATG GCTGAAAGTGCTACAGCTGCTCTCAACTGCAGTGGTGTTATACTGGGTTCCCTGCCAATAAG GGTGAGTCCATCTAAGACTCCCGTTCGTCCCCGTGCTCCTCGGCCAATGATGAACTAG
- the LOC123147556 gene encoding polyadenylate-binding protein-interacting protein 11 isoform X4, giving the protein MAVVETSADHVAPAASDHGAAPYRASSEGGDAGEREMRDLEELLSKLNPMAEEFVPPSLAAHPMPPPPYAGYYPNGPPAAGFAPVASPGHRGVVGFPAADGRGRKKFGGYGGGYPHGGKRRVNSRTSQAQRDEVIRRTVYVSDIDHQVTEEQLAALFINVVDCRMCGDPNSVLRFAFIEFTDEEGARAALNLSGTVLGYYPVRVLPSKTAIAPVNPTFLPRSDDEREMCARTIYCTNIDKKVSQADVKLFFESICGEVYRLRLLGDYQHNTRIAFVEFVMAESATAALNCSGVILGSLPIRVSPSKTPVRPRAPRPMMN; this is encoded by the exons ATGGCCGTAGTCGAGACCTCCGCCGACCacgtcgcccccgccgcctccgACCACGGCGCCGCGCCGTACCGCGCCTCGTCGGAGGGGGGCGACGCGGGGGAGCGCGAGATGCGGGATCTGGAGGAGCTCCTCTCCAAGCTCAACCCCATGGCGGAGGAGTTCGTCCCGCCTTCGCTCGCCGCGCACCCCATGCCGCCGCCTCCCTACGCCGGCTACTACCCCAACGGCCCACCCGCTGCCGGCTTCGCGCCGGTCGCCTCGCCGGGCCACCGCGGGGTCGtcggcttccccgccgccgacggcCGCGGCAGG AAGAAGTTCGGAGGGTACGGCGGCGGCTACCCCCACGGCGGCAAGCGGCGGGTCAACAGCCGCACCAGCCAGGCGCAGCGCGACGAGGTGATCCGCCGGACGGTCTACGTCTCCGACATCGATCATCAG GTCACCGAAGAGCAACTGGCAGCACTATTTATCAAC GTTGTGGACTGCCGCATGTGTGGGGATCCAAATTCAGTTCTTCGTTTTGCTTTCATAGAGTTTACTGATGAGG AGGGTGCAAGGGCTGCTCTAAATCTGTCAGGAACTGTGCTCGGATATTATCCTGTGAGGGTTCTGCCATCAAAAACTGCAATTGCACCAGTCAATCCAACGTTCCTGCCCAGG TCTGATGATGAGCGTGAGATGTGTGCAAGGACCATCTACTGCACAAACATTGACAAGAAG GTCTCTCAGGCAGATGTGAAACTGTTCTTCGAGTCAATATGTGGAGAG GTCTATCGGCTGAGGTTGCTTGGGGACTACCAGCATAATACTCGCATTGCCTTTGTGGAGTTTGTTATG GCTGAAAGTGCTACAGCTGCTCTCAACTGCAGTGGTGTTATACTGGGTTCCCTGCCAATAAG GGTGAGTCCATCTAAGACTCCCGTTCGTCCCCGTGCTCCTCGGCCAATGATGAACTAG
- the LOC123147556 gene encoding polyadenylate-binding protein-interacting protein 11 isoform X5 gives MAVVETSADHVAPAASDHGAAPYRASSEGGDAGEREMRDLEELLSKLNPMAEEFVPPSLAAHPMPPPPYAGYYPNGPPAAGFAPVASPGHRGVVGFPAADGRGRKKFGGYGGGYPHGGKRRVNSRTSQAQRDEVIRRTVYVSDIDHQVTEEQLAALFINVGQVVDCRMCGDPNSVLRFAFIEFTDEEGARAALNLSGTVLGYYPVRVLPSKTAIAPVNPTFLPRSDDEREMCARTIYCTNIDKKADVKLFFESICGEVYRLRLLGDYQHNTRIAFVEFVMAESATAALNCSGVILGSLPIRVSPSKTPVRPRAPRPMMN, from the exons ATGGCCGTAGTCGAGACCTCCGCCGACCacgtcgcccccgccgcctccgACCACGGCGCCGCGCCGTACCGCGCCTCGTCGGAGGGGGGCGACGCGGGGGAGCGCGAGATGCGGGATCTGGAGGAGCTCCTCTCCAAGCTCAACCCCATGGCGGAGGAGTTCGTCCCGCCTTCGCTCGCCGCGCACCCCATGCCGCCGCCTCCCTACGCCGGCTACTACCCCAACGGCCCACCCGCTGCCGGCTTCGCGCCGGTCGCCTCGCCGGGCCACCGCGGGGTCGtcggcttccccgccgccgacggcCGCGGCAGG AAGAAGTTCGGAGGGTACGGCGGCGGCTACCCCCACGGCGGCAAGCGGCGGGTCAACAGCCGCACCAGCCAGGCGCAGCGCGACGAGGTGATCCGCCGGACGGTCTACGTCTCCGACATCGATCATCAG GTCACCGAAGAGCAACTGGCAGCACTATTTATCAACGTAGGGCAG GTTGTGGACTGCCGCATGTGTGGGGATCCAAATTCAGTTCTTCGTTTTGCTTTCATAGAGTTTACTGATGAGG AGGGTGCAAGGGCTGCTCTAAATCTGTCAGGAACTGTGCTCGGATATTATCCTGTGAGGGTTCTGCCATCAAAAACTGCAATTGCACCAGTCAATCCAACGTTCCTGCCCAGG TCTGATGATGAGCGTGAGATGTGTGCAAGGACCATCTACTGCACAAACATTGACAAGAAG GCAGATGTGAAACTGTTCTTCGAGTCAATATGTGGAGAG GTCTATCGGCTGAGGTTGCTTGGGGACTACCAGCATAATACTCGCATTGCCTTTGTGGAGTTTGTTATG GCTGAAAGTGCTACAGCTGCTCTCAACTGCAGTGGTGTTATACTGGGTTCCCTGCCAATAAG GGTGAGTCCATCTAAGACTCCCGTTCGTCCCCGTGCTCCTCGGCCAATGATGAACTAG
- the LOC123147556 gene encoding polyadenylate-binding protein-interacting protein 12 isoform X1, producing MAVVETSADHVAPAASDHGAAPYRASSEGGDAGEREMRDLEELLSKLNPMAEEFVPPSLAAHPMPPPPYAGYYPNGPPAAGFAPVASPGHRGVVGFPAADGRGRKKFGGYGGGYPHGGKRRVNSRTSQAQRDEVIRRTVYVSDIDHQVTEEQLAALFINVGQVHFLFFVYIYFLRALNNLIFFVKVVDCRMCGDPNSVLRFAFIEFTDEEGARAALNLSGTVLGYYPVRVLPSKTAIAPVNPTFLPRSDDEREMCARTIYCTNIDKKVSQADVKLFFESICGEVYRLRLLGDYQHNTRIAFVEFVMAESATAALNCSGVILGSLPIRVSPSKTPVRPRAPRPMMN from the exons ATGGCCGTAGTCGAGACCTCCGCCGACCacgtcgcccccgccgcctccgACCACGGCGCCGCGCCGTACCGCGCCTCGTCGGAGGGGGGCGACGCGGGGGAGCGCGAGATGCGGGATCTGGAGGAGCTCCTCTCCAAGCTCAACCCCATGGCGGAGGAGTTCGTCCCGCCTTCGCTCGCCGCGCACCCCATGCCGCCGCCTCCCTACGCCGGCTACTACCCCAACGGCCCACCCGCTGCCGGCTTCGCGCCGGTCGCCTCGCCGGGCCACCGCGGGGTCGtcggcttccccgccgccgacggcCGCGGCAGG AAGAAGTTCGGAGGGTACGGCGGCGGCTACCCCCACGGCGGCAAGCGGCGGGTCAACAGCCGCACCAGCCAGGCGCAGCGCGACGAGGTGATCCGCCGGACGGTCTACGTCTCCGACATCGATCATCAG GTCACCGAAGAGCAACTGGCAGCACTATTTATCAACGTAGGGCAGGTacactttttgttttttgtttacatTTACTTTTTGAGAGCACTGAATAATCTGATTTTTTTTGTGAAGGTTGTGGACTGCCGCATGTGTGGGGATCCAAATTCAGTTCTTCGTTTTGCTTTCATAGAGTTTACTGATGAGG AGGGTGCAAGGGCTGCTCTAAATCTGTCAGGAACTGTGCTCGGATATTATCCTGTGAGGGTTCTGCCATCAAAAACTGCAATTGCACCAGTCAATCCAACGTTCCTGCCCAGG TCTGATGATGAGCGTGAGATGTGTGCAAGGACCATCTACTGCACAAACATTGACAAGAAG GTCTCTCAGGCAGATGTGAAACTGTTCTTCGAGTCAATATGTGGAGAG GTCTATCGGCTGAGGTTGCTTGGGGACTACCAGCATAATACTCGCATTGCCTTTGTGGAGTTTGTTATG GCTGAAAGTGCTACAGCTGCTCTCAACTGCAGTGGTGTTATACTGGGTTCCCTGCCAATAAG GGTGAGTCCATCTAAGACTCCCGTTCGTCCCCGTGCTCCTCGGCCAATGATGAACTAG